In the genome of Magnolia sinica isolate HGM2019 chromosome 2, MsV1, whole genome shotgun sequence, one region contains:
- the LOC131236803 gene encoding NDR1/HIN1-like protein 6, with amino-acid sequence MAENQRIHPVDVETPLAPRDNLKSEKGDPVNQYQPIRRTIPVRYSKPPKKRSCCCRCFCWTISFLLILLIAIAVSAGILYLVFRPKLPKYSIDRLMISDFTVDPNMNLQAGFDVTITARNPNKKIGIYYEDGSELSAWYSDINLCTGSLPKFYQGHRNTTVLNVALTGQTQLGSTLMTALTEQQQTGRIPLVVRARVPVRVKVGRLKLWKVKFLVRCNLVVDSLSANNQISIKTSSCKFRLRR; translated from the coding sequence ATGGCTGAAAATCAGAGAATCCACCCAGTAGACGTTGAGACGCCACTAGCACCCCGTGACAATTTGAAATCAGAGAAAGGCGATCCAGTCAATCAATACCAGCCTATCCGCCGCACAATCCCCGTTAGGTACTCGAAGCCACCGAAGAAGCGTAGCTGTTGCTGCAGATGCTTCTGTTGGACAATCAGCTTCCTTCTCATCCTCCTCATCGCCATCGCCGTTTCTGCCGGCATCCTCTACCTCGTCTTCCGTCCAAAGCTACCGAAATACTCCATCGACCGTCTCATGATCTCCGACTTCACTGTCGACCCCAACATGAACTTACAAGCCGGCTTCGATGTGACGATCACGGCGAGGAACCCGAACAAGAAGATCGGTATCTACTACGAAGACGGTAGCGAGCTTAGTGCATGGTACAGCGATATTAATCTGTGTACTGGGTCGTTGCCGAAGTTCTACCAGGGTCATCGGAATACCACCGTTCTCAACGTTGCTTTGACAGGCCAGACCCAGCTCGGAAGCACGCTGATGACCGCGCTGACGGAGCAACAACAGACGGGCCGGATTCCGTTGGTTGTGAGGGCTAGAGTTCCGGTGAGAGTGAAGGTTGGGAGGTTGAAGCTTTGGAAGGTGAAGTTCTTGGTCAGATGCAATTTGGTGGTGGATAGCTTATCTGCTAATAATCAGATTAGTATCAAAACAAGCAGTTGTAAATTTAGGTTGAGgcgttga
- the LOC131236804 gene encoding uncharacterized protein LOC131236804 isoform X2 encodes MNEPARSLAASSGSIKVEFAKNRCRSVIDRIQALPPSKITDSCKRTLIKLADSELKFLSRLSLPHDFSGSISVNVGYLESVVHVLQQPFISGVSRVCKPIPLSSPHGRKCDSRSKGIHVDIVCTVDGNPFWFIISDRNPKYITWLGSHRHKGLRTRVEHVLVAACSALTLKPLSVVLFFSNGINEIVAQKLQDEFGASEFQAEFSLPDSSIFTELEEEWVYVTVRGKPSAFQLNIDCIEKSELSLDHGMKDPVMGAANLEPTENHEGFISTDAFSSLISTMRSNFMGVVAAKPEAISGENLINFDTTALVALVSGISNGGAERLLTATESEMRKLFKNNVKFVMAQVMSELQNPILGELSGVLSCKRGVICESVLLEFKELVSMYAGPNEKSRADRLLKQLI; translated from the exons ATGAACGAACCCGCTCGCTCCTTGGCCGCTTCCAGTGGAAGCATCAAGGTCGAGTTCGCGAAGAACAGATGCAGATCCGTCATCGATCGTATCCAAGCCCTGCCTCCATCCAAAATCACCGATTCCTGCAAACGGACCCTCATCAAATTGGCAGATTCCGAGCTTAAATTCCTCTCCCGTCTCTCCCTTCCTCATGATTTCTCTGGTTCGATCAG TGTTAATGTCGGTTACCTCGAGTCAGTTGTTCATGTTCTTCAGCAGCCATTTATAAGTGGAGTGTCACGTGTATGCAAGCCTATTCCACTATCTTCACCTCATGGAAGGAAATGTGATTCCCGTTCAAAAGGCATCCATGTTGATATAGTTTGTACCGTTGACGGGAACCCTTTCTGGTTTATCATATCAGATAGGAACCCAAAGTACATTACGTGGTTAGGTTCTCACAGACATAAAGGGTTACGAACACGTGTAGAACATGTTCTGGTAGCAGCCTGCTCTGCACTGACCCTGAAGCCATTGTCAGTCGTCCTTTTCTTTTCCAATGGGATCAATGAGATTGTCGCTCAGAAGCTCCAAGATGAATTCGGGGCCTCTGAGTTTCAGGCTGAGTTCTCTCTTCCCGATTCCAGTATTTTCACAGAATTAGAAGAGGAGTGGGTTTATGTAACTGTGAGAGGGAAACCTTCAGCATTCCAGCTAAATATCGACTGCATTGAGAAAAGTGAATTGAGTTTGGACCATGGCATGAAAGATCCTGTTATGGGAGCTGCTAATCTAGAACCAACTGAAAATCACGAGGGATTTATTTCAACTGATGCATTCAGTTCTCTGATTTCAACAATGAGATCGAACTTCATGGGTGTGGTTGCTGCTAAACCAGAAGCGATCTCGGGCGAGAATCTGATAAATTTTGATACAACGGCTTTGGTCGCACTTGTGTCAGGAATAAGTAATGGTGGCGCAGAACGGCTGTTGACAGCAACAGAAAGTGAGATGAGAAAGCTTTTTAAGAACAATGTCAAGTTCGTGATGGCACAG GTGATGTCCGAGCTTCAGAATCCAATTCTAGGGGAATTGAGTGGTGTGCTATCTTGTAAGAGAGGTGTCATCTGTGAAAGTGTTCTTTTGGAGTTCAAGGAGCTTGTGTCAATGTATGCAGGACCCAATGAGAAGTCGAGAGCAGATCGATTACTAAAACAGCTCAT ATAG
- the LOC131236804 gene encoding uncharacterized protein LOC131236804 isoform X1: MNEPARSLAASSGSIKVEFAKNRCRSVIDRIQALPPSKITDSCKRTLIKLADSELKFLSRLSLPHDFSGSISVNVGYLESVVHVLQQPFISGVSRVCKPIPLSSPHGRKCDSRSKGIHVDIVCTVDGNPFWFIISDRNPKYITWLGSHRHKGLRTRVEHVLVAACSALTLKPLSVVLFFSNGINEIVAQKLQDEFGASEFQAEFSLPDSSIFTELEEEWVYVTVRGKPSAFQLNIDCIEKSELSLDHGMKDPVMGAANLEPTENHEGFISTDAFSSLISTMRSNFMGVVAAKPEAISGENLINFDTTALVALVSGISNGGAERLLTATESEMRKLFKNNVKFVMAQVMSELQNPILGELSGVLSCKRGVICESVLLEFKELVSMYAGPNEKSRADRLLKQLMFVPDSPSERMMSLPTTRKIALKNKVVFGTGDYWRAPTLTANMGFVRAISQTGMSLLTLEHRPRALVSD, encoded by the exons ATGAACGAACCCGCTCGCTCCTTGGCCGCTTCCAGTGGAAGCATCAAGGTCGAGTTCGCGAAGAACAGATGCAGATCCGTCATCGATCGTATCCAAGCCCTGCCTCCATCCAAAATCACCGATTCCTGCAAACGGACCCTCATCAAATTGGCAGATTCCGAGCTTAAATTCCTCTCCCGTCTCTCCCTTCCTCATGATTTCTCTGGTTCGATCAG TGTTAATGTCGGTTACCTCGAGTCAGTTGTTCATGTTCTTCAGCAGCCATTTATAAGTGGAGTGTCACGTGTATGCAAGCCTATTCCACTATCTTCACCTCATGGAAGGAAATGTGATTCCCGTTCAAAAGGCATCCATGTTGATATAGTTTGTACCGTTGACGGGAACCCTTTCTGGTTTATCATATCAGATAGGAACCCAAAGTACATTACGTGGTTAGGTTCTCACAGACATAAAGGGTTACGAACACGTGTAGAACATGTTCTGGTAGCAGCCTGCTCTGCACTGACCCTGAAGCCATTGTCAGTCGTCCTTTTCTTTTCCAATGGGATCAATGAGATTGTCGCTCAGAAGCTCCAAGATGAATTCGGGGCCTCTGAGTTTCAGGCTGAGTTCTCTCTTCCCGATTCCAGTATTTTCACAGAATTAGAAGAGGAGTGGGTTTATGTAACTGTGAGAGGGAAACCTTCAGCATTCCAGCTAAATATCGACTGCATTGAGAAAAGTGAATTGAGTTTGGACCATGGCATGAAAGATCCTGTTATGGGAGCTGCTAATCTAGAACCAACTGAAAATCACGAGGGATTTATTTCAACTGATGCATTCAGTTCTCTGATTTCAACAATGAGATCGAACTTCATGGGTGTGGTTGCTGCTAAACCAGAAGCGATCTCGGGCGAGAATCTGATAAATTTTGATACAACGGCTTTGGTCGCACTTGTGTCAGGAATAAGTAATGGTGGCGCAGAACGGCTGTTGACAGCAACAGAAAGTGAGATGAGAAAGCTTTTTAAGAACAATGTCAAGTTCGTGATGGCACAG GTGATGTCCGAGCTTCAGAATCCAATTCTAGGGGAATTGAGTGGTGTGCTATCTTGTAAGAGAGGTGTCATCTGTGAAAGTGTTCTTTTGGAGTTCAAGGAGCTTGTGTCAATGTATGCAGGACCCAATGAGAAGTCGAGAGCAGATCGATTACTAAAACAGCTCAT GTTTGTTCCAGATAGTCCTTCCGAGCGGATGATGAGCCTGCCCACTACAAGGAAGATTGCACTGAAGAACAAGGTCGTTTTTGGGACAGGAGATTACTGGCGGGCTCCTACTTTGACAGCAAACATGGGATTTGTGAGGGCAATTTCACAGACCGGTATGTCGTTATTGACTCTGGAGCATAGACCCCGTGCACTGGTCAGTGATTAG